The Thermodesulfobacteriota bacterium genome includes a region encoding these proteins:
- a CDS encoding M48 family metallopeptidase: MKPVQKLWLSKQVRNVCYVCLCMLLCACATAPFTGRSQLILIGEGEETALGLKSYREIISESKLSRDEKLVSRVRSVGLRIAGAADHPEFEWEFNVIEDDKTANAFCLPGGKVAIYTGILPYTKDENGLATVISHEVAHAIARHGAERMTTTLIAQIGQEAMNIAISEKSAVAVQAASMAYGVGAQIGFILPFSRTHELEADRIGLILMARAGYDPGEAIAFWQRLSRVEKDSIPAFLSTHPADEIRIRNIKEHLPEALRYYGKRLD, from the coding sequence ATGAAACCAGTGCAAAAGTTATGGCTGTCCAAGCAAGTGAGAAACGTATGCTATGTTTGTCTCTGTATGCTGCTTTGTGCGTGCGCGACCGCTCCGTTCACCGGACGTTCACAGCTCATATTGATTGGCGAAGGAGAAGAGACGGCCCTCGGCCTTAAATCCTATCGGGAGATAATAAGTGAGTCTAAATTATCCAGGGATGAAAAATTAGTCAGCCGGGTAAGGAGTGTCGGACTACGCATTGCCGGGGCCGCAGACCATCCTGAATTCGAATGGGAATTTAATGTCATCGAGGACGATAAGACGGCGAACGCCTTCTGTCTCCCCGGCGGCAAGGTCGCCATCTATACGGGCATACTGCCCTACACTAAAGACGAAAATGGACTGGCCACCGTAATAAGCCATGAGGTGGCCCACGCTATTGCCCGCCACGGGGCCGAACGTATGACCACCACCCTGATCGCCCAGATAGGACAGGAGGCCATGAATATCGCCATAAGCGAGAAAAGCGCTGTAGCCGTACAGGCTGCGAGCATGGCCTACGGGGTGGGGGCGCAGATTGGGTTTATCCTGCCCTTCAGCCGCACGCATGAGCTGGAGGCCGACCGCATCGGCCTCATCCTTATGGCCCGGGCCGGGTATGATCCCGGAGAGGCCATAGCCTTCTGGCAACGCCTGTCTCGGGTGGAAAAGGACAGTATCCCGGCCTTCCTGTCCACCCACCCTGCCGATGAAATCCGTATTCGAAACATCAAGGAGCACCTCCCTGAAGCCCTGCGCTACTACGGCAAAAGACTTGACTAA
- a CDS encoding sigma-54 dependent transcriptional regulator, whose amino-acid sequence MSDKSRILIVDDEEITLENLEHVLKKEGYEVAAVSSGMQALKHLEASPFDLVLTDLKMKKVDGMEILEKVKQRHPDTEVIMITGYATVSSAIEAMKKGAFHYVAKPFKLDEIRLVVARAIKKKRLQDENRELKQQLTIQGNAPLIIGKSKSILEIKRLIQQIAPSDCNVIITGESGTGKELVAQSIHHYSLRATKRFVAVNCGAFTEELLANELFGHEKEAFTGALSTKIGLLETANGGTVFLDEVGDMPPSMQVKLMRVIQEKEVIRLGGTNPIPIDVRFIAATNKDLKKTIEEGAFRQDLYYRLNVVSLQMPTLMERKEDIPLLTYYFLDKYARAGNKAAKEISLDVLEILTSYSYPGNVRELENIMERAVALAGQETIELKDLPFDLQQMEIHTFRRRENQLLTLKEREKEYIQWILQQMDGNKSRTAEVLGIDRVSLWRKLKKYGLE is encoded by the coding sequence TTGTCTGACAAGAGCCGAATACTGATCGTCGACGACGAGGAAATTACGCTCGAGAACCTGGAACATGTCCTCAAAAAGGAGGGATACGAGGTTGCCGCCGTGTCCAGTGGGATGCAGGCACTGAAACACCTCGAAGCTTCTCCCTTTGATCTGGTCCTCACAGACCTCAAGATGAAAAAGGTAGACGGCATGGAGATCCTCGAGAAGGTCAAGCAGCGCCACCCGGATACCGAGGTGATCATGATCACCGGTTACGCTACGGTCTCTTCCGCCATCGAGGCCATGAAAAAGGGAGCCTTCCACTATGTCGCCAAGCCCTTCAAACTGGATGAGATACGTCTTGTTGTAGCGAGAGCGATAAAAAAGAAACGGCTTCAGGACGAAAACCGGGAACTCAAACAACAGTTGACCATCCAGGGCAACGCGCCCTTGATCATCGGGAAAAGCAAGAGCATCCTGGAGATTAAACGTCTCATCCAGCAAATAGCCCCCTCCGATTGTAACGTAATCATTACCGGAGAAAGCGGAACCGGCAAGGAACTCGTCGCCCAGTCTATTCACCATTACAGTTTGCGGGCCACAAAGAGATTTGTGGCTGTCAATTGTGGGGCATTCACTGAAGAGCTCCTGGCCAATGAACTCTTTGGCCACGAAAAGGAGGCTTTTACGGGTGCCCTCTCTACCAAGATAGGGCTCCTGGAGACCGCCAACGGAGGAACGGTTTTCCTAGACGAAGTGGGTGATATGCCCCCGTCCATGCAGGTCAAACTGATGCGCGTCATCCAGGAAAAAGAAGTAATACGTCTTGGGGGTACAAACCCCATCCCTATAGATGTGAGGTTTATTGCGGCTACGAATAAGGACCTCAAAAAAACGATAGAGGAAGGAGCCTTTCGCCAGGATCTCTACTACCGTCTGAATGTCGTCTCCCTGCAGATGCCGACCTTGATGGAGAGGAAAGAAGATATTCCCCTCTTAACGTACTATTTTTTGGACAAATATGCGAGAGCCGGTAATAAAGCAGCGAAGGAGATCTCGCTTGATGTCTTGGAAATCCTGACTAGCTATAGTTATCCGGGAAACGTGCGGGAGCTTGAGAATATCATGGAACGAGCAGTAGCCCTCGCCGGCCAGGAAACGATCGAGTTGAAAGACCTGCCCTTTGATTTGCAGCAGATGGAAATCCATACCTTCAGGAGACGTGAGAACCAACTCTTGACTCTAAAAGAGAGGGAAAAAGAATATATTCAATGGATTCTTCAGCAGATGGACGGCAACAAAAGCAGGACGGCAGAAGTGCTCGGCATAGACCGGGTATCCCTCTGGCGTAAGCTCAAGAAATATGGTCTTGAATGA